The following are encoded together in the Coffea arabica cultivar ET-39 chromosome 1c, Coffea Arabica ET-39 HiFi, whole genome shotgun sequence genome:
- the LOC113728550 gene encoding probable NOT transcription complex subunit VIP2 isoform X1 has translation MSGLLNSSLNGSASNIPDSSGRSFTTSFSAQSGAASPVFHHTGGIQGLHNMHGSFNVPNIPGTLGSRNTTMSNVPSSGVQQSAGNLTSGRFTSNNIPVALSQISHGSSHGHSGMTNRGGMSVIGSPGYSSSTNGVGGSIPGILPTSAAIGNRNAVPGLGVSPLLGNAGPRITSSVGNIVGGGNIGRSMSSGGGLSMPGLASRLNLTANSGSGNLNVQGPNRLMSGVLQQASPQVISMLGNSYPSAGGPLSQNHVQAVNNLNSMGMLNDVNSNDGSPFDINDFPQLSSRPSSAGGPQGQLGSLRKQGLSPIVQQNQEFSIQNEDFPALPGFKGGNADYGMDLQQKEQVHDNAVSLMQPQQFSMGRSAGFNLGAAYSSHRPQQQQHTPSVSSSGVSFSNLNNQDLLHLHGSDMFPSSHPNYHQQTSGHPGIGLRPLNSQNTVSGIGSYDQLIQQYQQHQNQSQFRLQQLSSVSQPYRDQGLKSMQASPTAPDPFGLLGLLSVIRMSDPDLTSLALGIDLTTLGLNLNSTENLHKTFGSPWSDEPAKGDPEFTVPQCYYAKQPPPLTQAYFAKFQLDTLFYTFYSMPKDEAQLYAANELHNRGWFFHKELRLWFTRAPNVEPLVKTNSYERGSYISFDPNTWETIRKDNFVLHYEMLEKRPTLPQH, from the exons ATGTCAGGGTTACTTAAT TCATCGTTGAACGGGTCAGCATCAAATATTCCTGACAGCTCTGGGCGGTCGTTTACAACGTCTTTCTCTGCTCAATCCGGTGCAGCCTCCCCTGTTTTTCATCATACAG GAGGTATTCAGGGACTGCATAATATGCATGGAAGTTTTAATGTTCCCAACATTCCTGGCACACTTGGTTCAAGAAACACAACAATGAGTAATGTGCCATCAAGCGGGGTTCAGCAATCTGCTGGTAACCTCACTAGCGGACGTTTCACATCAAACAACATTCCGGTTGCTCTCTCACAG ATATCTCATGGCAGTTCTCATGGCCATTCAGGGATGACAAATAGGGGTGGCATGAGTGTCATTGGAAGTCCTGGATACAGTAGTAGCACAAATGGTGTTGGTGGTTCTATTCCAGGGATTCTCCCAACTTCTGCAGCTATTGGTAATCGTAATGCTGTCCCCGGATTGGGGGTGTCTCCATTATTAGGAAATGCTGGGCCACGAATTACAAGCTCTGTGGGTAACATTGTTGGTGGGGGCAACATTGGACGGAGTATGAGTTCTGGTGGAGGATTGTCTATGCCTGGTCTTGCTTCTCGCCTGAATTTGACTGCCAACAGCGGTTCTGGAAATCTAAATGTCCAGGGACCAAATAGGCTAATGAGTGGTGTTCTCCAACAAG CTTCTCCACAGGTCATTTCTATGCTAGGAAATTCCTACCCTTCTGCTGGTGGCCCACTTTCTCAAAACCATGTACAAGCGGTGAATAATCTAAATTCAATGGGGATGTTGAATGATGTAAATTCGAATGATGGTTCTCCATTTGACATTAATGATTTCCCTCAACTGTCCAGCCGCCCTAGTTCTGCTGGAGGGCCTCAGGGACAATTGG GATCGTTGCGCAAACAAGGTCTTAGTCCTATAGTTCAACAAAATCAGGAGTTCAGCATTCAAAATGAAGACTTTCCTGCTTTACCAGGATTTAAAG GTGGAAATGCAGATTATGGGATGGATCTACAGCAGAAAGAACAAGTCCATGACAATGCTGTTTCTCTGATGCAACCTCAGCAATTTTCT ATGGGAAGATCTGCTGGTTTCAACCTAGGGGCCGCATACTCATCCCACCGTCCACAACAGCAGCAACATACTCCCTCTGTGAGTAGCAGTGGTGTCtccttttcaaatttaaataacCAGGATCTACTCCATTTGCATGGATCAGATATGTTTCCCTCGTCCCATCCAAACTATCACCAGCAG ACAAGTGGTCACCCTGGCATAGGATTACGGCCTCTTAATTCCCAGAATACAGTTTCTGGTATAGGATCTTATGACCAGCTTATCCAGCAATACCAACAGCACCAGAATCAGTCGCAGTTCCGTCTGCAGCAATTGTCTTCTGTAAGCCAACCATACAGGGATCAAGGACTGAAGTCCATGCAAGCCTCACCAACTGCTCCTGACCCATTTGGTTTGCTTGGTTTACTAAGTGTTATAAGAATGAGTGATCCTGATTTGACATCTCTTGCACTTGGAATTGATCTAACGACTCTTggattgaatttgaactctaCTGAAAATCTTCACAAAACATTTGGTTCTCCATGGTCTGATGAACCTGCCAAAGGAGATCCAGAGTTCACTGTGCCACAGTGTTACTATGCAAAACAACCTCCCCCACTAACT CAAGCTTACTTTGCAAAATTTCAGTTAGATACATTGTTCTACACATTCTACAG CATGCCAAAAGATGAAGCTCAGTTGTATGCGGCCAACGAATT GCATAATCGAGGCTGGTTCTTTCACAAAGAACTTAGATTATGGTTTACAAGGGCTCCTAACGTGGAGCCTCTTGTCAAGACAAATTCATACGAGAGAGGATCCTATATTTCCTTTGATCCAAACACATGGGAGACGATTCGCAAG GATAATTTTGTACTCCACTATGAAATGTTGGAGAAGAGACCAACTCTACCGCAACATTGA
- the LOC113728550 gene encoding probable NOT transcription complex subunit VIP2 isoform X2, whose translation MHGSFNVPNIPGTLGSRNTTMSNVPSSGVQQSAGNLTSGRFTSNNIPVALSQISHGSSHGHSGMTNRGGMSVIGSPGYSSSTNGVGGSIPGILPTSAAIGNRNAVPGLGVSPLLGNAGPRITSSVGNIVGGGNIGRSMSSGGGLSMPGLASRLNLTANSGSGNLNVQGPNRLMSGVLQQASPQVISMLGNSYPSAGGPLSQNHVQAVNNLNSMGMLNDVNSNDGSPFDINDFPQLSSRPSSAGGPQGQLGSLRKQGLSPIVQQNQEFSIQNEDFPALPGFKGGNADYGMDLQQKEQVHDNAVSLMQPQQFSMGRSAGFNLGAAYSSHRPQQQQHTPSVSSSGVSFSNLNNQDLLHLHGSDMFPSSHPNYHQQTSGHPGIGLRPLNSQNTVSGIGSYDQLIQQYQQHQNQSQFRLQQLSSVSQPYRDQGLKSMQASPTAPDPFGLLGLLSVIRMSDPDLTSLALGIDLTTLGLNLNSTENLHKTFGSPWSDEPAKGDPEFTVPQCYYAKQPPPLTQAYFAKFQLDTLFYTFYSMPKDEAQLYAANELHNRGWFFHKELRLWFTRAPNVEPLVKTNSYERGSYISFDPNTWETIRKDNFVLHYEMLEKRPTLPQH comes from the exons ATGCATGGAAGTTTTAATGTTCCCAACATTCCTGGCACACTTGGTTCAAGAAACACAACAATGAGTAATGTGCCATCAAGCGGGGTTCAGCAATCTGCTGGTAACCTCACTAGCGGACGTTTCACATCAAACAACATTCCGGTTGCTCTCTCACAG ATATCTCATGGCAGTTCTCATGGCCATTCAGGGATGACAAATAGGGGTGGCATGAGTGTCATTGGAAGTCCTGGATACAGTAGTAGCACAAATGGTGTTGGTGGTTCTATTCCAGGGATTCTCCCAACTTCTGCAGCTATTGGTAATCGTAATGCTGTCCCCGGATTGGGGGTGTCTCCATTATTAGGAAATGCTGGGCCACGAATTACAAGCTCTGTGGGTAACATTGTTGGTGGGGGCAACATTGGACGGAGTATGAGTTCTGGTGGAGGATTGTCTATGCCTGGTCTTGCTTCTCGCCTGAATTTGACTGCCAACAGCGGTTCTGGAAATCTAAATGTCCAGGGACCAAATAGGCTAATGAGTGGTGTTCTCCAACAAG CTTCTCCACAGGTCATTTCTATGCTAGGAAATTCCTACCCTTCTGCTGGTGGCCCACTTTCTCAAAACCATGTACAAGCGGTGAATAATCTAAATTCAATGGGGATGTTGAATGATGTAAATTCGAATGATGGTTCTCCATTTGACATTAATGATTTCCCTCAACTGTCCAGCCGCCCTAGTTCTGCTGGAGGGCCTCAGGGACAATTGG GATCGTTGCGCAAACAAGGTCTTAGTCCTATAGTTCAACAAAATCAGGAGTTCAGCATTCAAAATGAAGACTTTCCTGCTTTACCAGGATTTAAAG GTGGAAATGCAGATTATGGGATGGATCTACAGCAGAAAGAACAAGTCCATGACAATGCTGTTTCTCTGATGCAACCTCAGCAATTTTCT ATGGGAAGATCTGCTGGTTTCAACCTAGGGGCCGCATACTCATCCCACCGTCCACAACAGCAGCAACATACTCCCTCTGTGAGTAGCAGTGGTGTCtccttttcaaatttaaataacCAGGATCTACTCCATTTGCATGGATCAGATATGTTTCCCTCGTCCCATCCAAACTATCACCAGCAG ACAAGTGGTCACCCTGGCATAGGATTACGGCCTCTTAATTCCCAGAATACAGTTTCTGGTATAGGATCTTATGACCAGCTTATCCAGCAATACCAACAGCACCAGAATCAGTCGCAGTTCCGTCTGCAGCAATTGTCTTCTGTAAGCCAACCATACAGGGATCAAGGACTGAAGTCCATGCAAGCCTCACCAACTGCTCCTGACCCATTTGGTTTGCTTGGTTTACTAAGTGTTATAAGAATGAGTGATCCTGATTTGACATCTCTTGCACTTGGAATTGATCTAACGACTCTTggattgaatttgaactctaCTGAAAATCTTCACAAAACATTTGGTTCTCCATGGTCTGATGAACCTGCCAAAGGAGATCCAGAGTTCACTGTGCCACAGTGTTACTATGCAAAACAACCTCCCCCACTAACT CAAGCTTACTTTGCAAAATTTCAGTTAGATACATTGTTCTACACATTCTACAG CATGCCAAAAGATGAAGCTCAGTTGTATGCGGCCAACGAATT GCATAATCGAGGCTGGTTCTTTCACAAAGAACTTAGATTATGGTTTACAAGGGCTCCTAACGTGGAGCCTCTTGTCAAGACAAATTCATACGAGAGAGGATCCTATATTTCCTTTGATCCAAACACATGGGAGACGATTCGCAAG GATAATTTTGTACTCCACTATGAAATGTTGGAGAAGAGACCAACTCTACCGCAACATTGA